Sequence from the Chelonoidis abingdonii isolate Lonesome George chromosome 1, CheloAbing_2.0, whole genome shotgun sequence genome:
GGGAGACTCTAACCTCATAAACCCCTCACGGTCAGGAAATGTTTCCTGATGATCCAGTCTGAAATCTTCACACTTGGCTCAGTTTCATCCCATTTGCTTCCTTTCCATCACCCGTCCCTGAACAATTTCTCTGCCTCCTTGGTGTCAACACTTTTCAGTCGCTGAAAGCTGATGGGGAgtaaagggggtgggggctgatgtgGAGGAAGATGGAGGGTGAGGGGATGAAGGCTGAAGGGAATTGAAGGAAGATGGAAGGAGATGGTGAGGAGTAAGAAGGTATGATGAGATGATCGCTGAGAAGGAGctgtggaaggaggaggaagctgagGAGGAGTGATGAAGATTGAGTGAAGGAGGGATGAGATGAAGGATGAGGAGAGGAGAATTAAGGCTGATGGAAAGATGAAGACATTGATAAAGTCTGAGGAGAAAGGAAAGTGACTGAGAGAGGAGGATGGAGTTGTAGGGGGAAAGGGGCTGAAAGGAAGGAGGGATAAGGAAGAAGGAGGatgaagagagagggaaaagattGGTAAGAAATATGGGGTTGTTCTGAGATGAAGGGGAGGAGACTGGAGGTTGGAGGAAATGAGGAATGACAGGAATGGAGCAAAGGCTGAGCAGAGCTGCATGCAGTGATGACTCCAGATGCCATGGCAGATGGCAGATGGAGTCCCAGCCTGCCTGAGGTGCTATCACTGAACTGATCAAGGAGGAAGTGAGTGGTTTCACCAGCAAAGCAGAATGCACATTGGGCATAATGTAGGTGCAGGAAAGACTGCTGAGAAGAAGTTGGCATGAATTGCTTCTCTCCTACACAGGTGATTGAGGAGTTCTTCAACCAGACCTGGAAGGAGCAGTTCCAGGAGCCCATGTCTCTCCATGCACTCACCATGCTTTGGTCCTTCACTGTCAGCACCTTGGCTTTGGGGGCCACTGTCTCAGTGCTCACTGTGGGCATAGTGGCTGATCATTATGGAAGGTACATGCAGTAGGATTGTGTTTAATCGCCACACAGAGGCAGAAATAGTGCAGAGTCAACACTAGAGAGGAACAGGGTATTCCCACAGCAAGTACCAGAATGGTACCAAGTATGTACAGGGGACATGTCAAAGAGGAGCTGTGTATTTTCAGGGCCTGGGCCACAGAGAAGACTGGGCATGTTCAGGGTCAGAGCCAGTGTCTTTGTGCCAGACTTAAATGTATTCCTTTCCTCCATAACCCACCCTGCTATCTCTTTGCTGTCTCAGGTGCAATTCCATCCTGATTGCTAACTCCCTCTCCCTCATGGCCGTGGCATTCATGGGTGTCTCCAAGACTGCAGGCTCCCTGGAGGCACTGATTGTGGGGCGCTTCCTCATTGGACTCTTCTGTGGACTCAACATGACCCTGATTCCCCTTTATATCCAGGACATATCCCCAACCAGGATCCGCGGGGCCTTCTCCACCATGAACCAGCTGTCTCAGACAGTGGGCATCTTCATTGGGCAGGTAAAGAGCTGGCCCTGGACAAGGATTACAATTATAATTTCCACCTAGAATTTCACAGCAAAACTCAGATCCTTCTTCAACAGAGACCAGGCCCCAAGAGAAATAATGGAATTTCTGTTAGCTCCAGCAATGTAAGGGTTTATGGCTCATAGGCCTGAGCCCATCAGAACAtgaggtgggggagcagggagggagcatGAGGAAGGATATATCCCTCTATAGGAAACACTGAATGCCTTTGCAAACCTATGCATCTGAAACAGAGCACTGTTGGTACAGAGGCCTAGTGCACCTAGCAGCATGACTCTCATCTCTTGGTCCAGAAAAGTGCTGGGTTTGGGTTCCTCATCCTCAGGGTTTATGACACAGGGCAATGTTGGTGGGACAGAAAAGGCAGCTGCCTCCCCCTACTGGGCATGAAATAATGTTGTCTGGGaagtttctctctgtctctcggTTTCAGATCATGAGCCTGGAGAATGTCTTGGGCACTAGCCGATGGTGGCCACTCATGCTGTCCTTGTCTGCCATACTAGCCATCCTCCAGTACCTCACCCTCCCTTTTTGCCCCGAGAACCCCCGTTACTTTATCATCAATTGCCATGAAGATGAACTGGCTGCCAGAGGTCAGGCACAAAATGCCCATTAAACCCCCAAAACTGCAGGACCGTGAAACCGAGGTCCACAGGCATCAGAGAGATGGGATGTAATGCAATTGTTCCTTACAGCATATTCTTCAAGCTGTTACCTATTCCCATACATCAGGGCTCAACTGATTTCCAGCTTGCTGGAGAGTCAGGAATAAATGCCTTCTCAGAAGACAATATTTGCACAATGAGAGAGGGCTTTGTCTtcttctaaagcatctggcatggGCCACAGTCAAAGACAGTTTGTgggacttagggtgaccagacagcaaatgtgaaaaattgggatgggggtgcggggtaatagaagcctacataagaaaaagacccaaaaatcagcactgtccctataaaatcgggacatctggttaccctagagGGACTAGACAGAACAATGCTGTGTTCCTGAATGGCCATGGTTGTGTTTTTATGGGTCATTTGGAACCAAGGGGAGTTTCAAAGGTGATCCATGAAAGGTTCAGAGAGCTCATTAACTCATTTGGCACTGCAGATCAGTTGTGGAGCTGTCACACTCAGAGCCAGGGAGGATTCCAGGGACACTGTCTAGTTGTTCTTCCTGTTTTCTGGTGCCTTACAGAACTCCAGAGGCTCAGGACATTTTGGAAGAGATTGAGAAGATGAAAGAAGAAGCAGCCAACCTTAAGGGAACACAGGATGTCACCATGCTGAGACTATTCATTGTCCCCAGCTACAAGCAGCCCATCCTGATTGCTCTCATTCTTAATGCCAGCACCAAGCTGTCAGGGTTCAATGCTGTAGGTGGCCCCAGAGGGACCAGAACTTCCAGGGGCAAAGAGAGGGAATAATGATTAAAGGTtctgtacagtgtgtgtgtgggggggaggggactgaaTGCAAATAAAGGGGAATCTCTAGGTGTGGTACAGCTGGCATTTGGAGTGAGCTTTGAGGGAGAGACCCTACAGCTGATTTAAAAGGGGATGAGCATTTTCTCATCATGTTACTTTGTGCCTTTTTCTCCCAGATAATCAACTATTCCACAAAAATATTCCGGCTAGCTGGTGTTGCCCATCCCACGCACACCTCCATGGGAATTGGGGCCATTAACATCCTCTTCACAATATTCTCTGTAAGTGAGCTTCAGACAGGGCTTTAATTCTCATTTCTGGCTGTTTGGCTGATAGGCAGTCAGTCTGTCCTGGCAGACATGCCAGCCAGTGCATAGGGGGCAATCAAAACATAGGATTTGCTCACCGtatagaaacaaaacaatggtCTGTTCATTTCGATATCCCACCTCCTGCCAGATGGGAACAGACCAATAGTCTAGCTAGTCTGAAATACTGCCTCCTGCTATACCAGATCCACATTGCACTTATCCTGTCTAGTATTCTACATTCTGCCCTATCATATCAGATTGTCTGGTTCATCTGGTCTAGTATCTCACCTCCTTCTAGTCCTGTATTCTACATCCTACCACTCTGAAACACACCAGTTAGCCTGTCTGATCTGTTATCCACCCTTTTTCCATATCAAAACATATTACTCATCCATCTGTTCCAATGGTCTCACCTGCCACAGTGACTAGACCAATGGGCTATTCAATCGGGTGGTATCCAGTATCCGACCGAGTCTAATGTTGTGTACTTCATTAGAAGGAATAAAACCCTGTAACAATTTTGCATCACTACATCAGAATAttggagttggggaggggtgaGAAATGTCTTCCTGGACCACTGCTGGTGAGCAGGccatgccctgaagcatgtgaGCTGACACCACTAGTAATTTTCACTCATTTACATCAacatattttatgcatttttctaAAGTATTTTCTTCATAATATCCTGGTGAGGCAAGCGCCACAGGTTAATTATAATGTATATCCAAAAGTATTTGCTTGTATCCATTTGAAATCTGCTGTCTTTTAGTGCCCTCTTCTTCTTGCATTAAGGAGAAAGGGTATATTGGAACATTCATATAACCTTCTCTCTACTATTCATTATTTATAGTCCTCCATTATATCCTGTCTCACTTTTACCTCTTTCTATAGCTGATCTATAAGGCACGGTCAAGGTCTGATAAGCAAATGGAATCTTTCATGGTTCTTCACTGAAATTTACCCTGGTTCTGAATGACCCATTTTCCTGGTTCATCTTTAACACTTCATTGGTGCCTGCAAGGTTCATGGTGCTGTTCAATATGTTTCATCGAGAACATgagttagatcagtggttcccagactgAACGTGGCAACCCTAAATGGGGTCATGCCATCATCAGATGGGGTTGCGGTGATCCCTAGTGtctggaggacaccattttgctcCACACCACATGAATTTACATTAGGGTTGTCCATTttgattggatgtattcctggaggtctcatcacatgacataatctttaattaaagattaatctttcattcctggagactccaggacaatcctggatgattggcaaccctacttcacTTGCATGGTGCATGCGAGGTCACGATGCATgcaggatgccattttgaagagcaaaatgtctggggtcctgggagcgaataattaattaaaatgcgGCCATGCCAGTAAAAAGTTTGGAACCCTTGGGTTAGATGCTTAGTACAATTGTGCAAAGGCTAAAATAAAAGAGCAGAAAGAACCTCAGGACTGTATGAaagttcttctctttcctttccaggTCTTCCTTGTAGAGAGACTAGGCCGGAGGAGCCTGCTCATGTTTGGCCAGTTTGTTATGGCTATATGCAATATGCTGCTCACTCTTTCCATTGCTACATTGGTAAGTTGGTACTCTTCTATTCTTCTGGGTTTAAACAAATGGAGCCATGGTCCACCTTCCATCCCCACAGCATAGTGTTGAGGGTGCTGTGCTACTGGGGATGCTGctcttcattttcttaaaataaaagcatgGTGTTAACCACACTACTGGAGGTGGTGTCTTTCCTATCCTACTTGGACTTGCTCCATTCCCAGGACTACAGCATGGAATTAGGAGGAGCTAATTTGCTGGAGGTGCCATTCTTCATAGtgtccagctgccagtgtcccAGCATGGAGTGTAGCGATTTGTTGTGCTGCTGGAACATCCTTGCTTAATAACCAGGCCATTCTGCATCCCCCAGCACCTTCATATGGCAGCAGGGATGAATGATGCTGCTAGAGGTGCTGTCCTTCATATACTAGCTATGCACACTCTCGCAattccacccccccacaccacacacacacagcagtagGGGATGCTGTCCTCCTGACCTTCATAGCCTATGGCATAGTCCATCTCCCCAAACCTACCAGGGTATTGGGGGCCCAAAGTGCTGTGGAGGTGCTGTCCCTTGTAATCATGACAAGCTCTGTCTCTAGCATGCTTGCTTGgtaactgcatttcagtgggtggGTGACTGGTCCCTAGAGCTGCAAACTGTGGATCTGTGGGAGACTTCAGGGTGAACAGTGCTCAGGAACCACCGGTGCATCTATCTCCCTCTTATTGGTGTGCTTGAATGAGGATGAAGTGGAGAGCATCCCACTCTGAGGGGCAGAGCAGTCTAAAAGCTACTGGGTCTCAACAGCAGTCTAAAGTGTAGAGCAAATACAGGAAGGTAGTGCAGTAAAATGgctggtgcagggcagtggaaagCAATGTGACCTACTGACTGGAGCATGGAACTGGGTGGGTGGGAGTGTGTGTAGTGGGTACAGAAGGGAATTGGCAGGCGGTGTCTGATGGAcagaagggggcagtcagggactgCTACACAGTGAACATGGTAAGTGTGTGAGAGGTGGTGTAGTGCAGTGATTGGCACAAGAGACAGCCAGGCACTGAGTGTAGTGGTTAGCGCAGGTGACAGGGAAGGGGTGCTGGCTATTGGTCAGGGCAACAGCTGACAGGCAAGGTTGTCTAGTTATTAGTGCACAGGACAAACGTgcgtgtctagtggttagagcaggagacaAGAGGAAGTTCTGTGTGGTAGAGAAGAGAGACAAGAAGGAAGTATGTGGTGACAGGAGGTAACTGGAAGGCCTTGGCCTCAAGTGTGAActgtggcagagagagactgttacAGAAGAGACGCGTGGTTGTGATTACAGCGAGGCAGCCAGGCAATGTGACTATTAGTTAGAGAGGGCACCAGGGAGACTGTGTGCTTTTCAGCCCCATCTCTCAGTCTTGGAATCATGACTTTAAGGTGGGCTGTGAGAGGCTGGCTGTGGGGTAAGAGGCATCCTGCTCTCACCCTACTCCTGCTCTGTCCCCGCGATTAGGGGGTGGGCACTGGGAAACAAGGTGTATAAGCCAGAAGGAGAAAgttgctttctcctcctcctgctgctgctgctgccccactcTGCAACTTTCTGTCTAACCTTTGCTCTGACCAGAAAGGTGCCACTGAAAGGTGGCCTGGTGCTTAGGTGCCTCATCGCTGTCATGAAAGGGCCCCTTCCCTGGAGCTTAGCAGAGAacatgtggggaggaggaagaaggtaCTGGGGTTGGCCCTGCCTGCTCTCCTCACCTCGTGTGTCAcccttcagcacccccaccaaAACCAGCCAGGGCTTCTTGCCAGGGTCCCAATCCCACAATCCTTGATGGCCACAAATGATTCTGAGAGATGTATGACTCCTAAGGATTGTGAGACACCAGTCATGGCAAGAGACCACAGGGGTTCGGCGCAGAAGGGCTGAAACATCATGTTTTAGTGGCTAGATCAGGAGACTGGTCACCTCTGTGTACTTGGGGGCAAGCAAGCAGTGTCCTCTCAAGGTTAGAGGATGGTTCCATAGGGCTATGacccagtggttacagcaggatGTCTAGTGGCTACAGTGAGAGAAGGGGTGGTGCTCATCTAATTGTTAGAGCCTGGGTTAAGGAATGAACATTGCTGCTGATTAGGGCAGGACACAAAAAggaagtgctggggaaaggcagttAGTGCCAAAGGAAATGGGAGGTATTTGTCTGGTAGGAGAAGGGACAGGTCGGGCTCATGTTTGGGGTTTAGAGAAGAGAACAAGACAGTTCATCCAGTGCTCAGCTAGGGCGAGGGAAGCTGTGACATCTAATGGTCAGAGTAAAGGACATGGAGGCACTGTGTGTAGAGCTAAGAGCACAAGACAGGGCAGGAATAGGCTGAAGGCAGGATGTGCTACTTAGAGCAGGAGAAAGGATAGCGTGTTTGTTGAATAGAGCAGGGATTGGGAACTAGCTCTGCCACAGGTTTGCTGAGTGAACTTcgcttcagtttccccttctataaCTGGGGAGAATGAgtctttcctggggaaggctgTAAGACTAACTCCATGAATGTCTGTATAACACCCTGAGCTCTTCAGATCCAAGGGACAAAGCAATACAATGAATGGCAATTTGCACAGTGGGGCGGGGCACTGGTATATTTCAGTCCTTCCCATCTCTCTGCATGGCCCTTTCTCATCTTGGCCCTTTTCACCATGGTGGCATTCTATGAGATTGGTCCTGGTCCCATATCTTGGTACATCACAGCGGAGCTCTTCAGCCAATCAGCGCATCCTGTCGCCATGGGGCTCACCAGTAGTTGGAACTGGTTTCATAAATTCATTGCAGCCATGTTCTATCAGCCACTCCTGGTAAGGGATATGGATATAAAGATCGCCAATGAGAACTCCAGAGACAGCAAACTATGTTTGCACCACAAAGCACTCAAGCAGTATCCTCAGACTTGGTATATGCAGCCCTTTTATGGGTTTGAATCTCTTTGCACAGGATATgataactcccattggcttctgaGGGAGTTACTCGGCTCCTGCAGTCAGAGAGAAGGCCCCCTGGTTGTCTGCCAAATAGAAGCTCTTAAAGGACCCACAACAGATATCTAATAAGCACACTCTGCCTTCACACATCTCCATACCCAGGCCTCATCAGCCTTAACCTCCAGAGCCAGGGCATGCATGATATTgttcacaaatgaaaaacacTCAGAACACTACACCAAACCTTGAAGACTGTAAATGCTGCTGACTGGGAAGAACAGATCAGCATACAAAACACAAGAAACTCGAAGTATAAATCCCTGCACAGAAGCACATTACCTAACTAGAGCAAGATGTGCAAAACACAGGCAGACTCTTACCACATGCAGAGGGTCTGTCTTCTCTAAAGCTGGGTCTACACTGCCACTGTCAGCGCTAAAACTTTaattgttcaggggtgtgaaaaaacaccctccgagcgacaaaagttttagcgctgaaaagcACCAGTTTTAGCGCTCAGAAGCCGTGCTCTTGGCAGTAAAGCTAGCACCCCTCATCTGGGGTGGTTATTTTTTATGGCCAGGGGAACTCCCCCTCGGCAATAAAGCTTGACTACACTGCCCAGGTCATTAAGATATAAGGTGAATTCTTAATTTGAGTAAGCTAACCCAAGGTAAAATCCTCCTgaacagagctgggtgaaacatttttgatggaacagatttccattggaaaattcagtttcatctaaatcaaaatgttttgttggaaaatacagagacaaggtggatgaggtcataTTTTTTATTGAACTAACAGCTTCTTctggtgaaagagaagcttttgagttatgcagagctcttctccaggagACCAACACaattacaacaacactgcaaacaacaattcTCAGAAATTCTCAATTTCAGCAATATTTTGGAGGGGAAACTGTCGAAAcaagtcattttgaaatttttgtttgattttgataATGCtgaaatgttcttttaaataatGTCGAAACATTTCCTTTCAACAAGGTATTTATCATTTCATTTCAAGTTTTATGTTATATTGTATTACTAATTTTAATATTATAATGCTTAGatgttattgaaacaaaatggtttaacattatcaaaatgaaactttttgatgTTTCTGAATTGAATTTTTTGAGAATTTCCATTCTGcgacaaatttcaaaatttcaatctttttcttctgatttggaacaaaaaccAATTTCAAAATGTTATAATTTCCCCTGGGACAGAAATTCCATCTCTCAACCAGTTCTGCCAGTGAAGACAAGACAGTCTGTAGTGTACACACTAATTAGCAAGTCAAGGTAAACCTTACGGTCCCCTGTAGTCTTTAACTCAACCTGCTGACTCACGTGAAAACTACAatctgccttgtcttcactaggatttttcCTCATGTTAGCTAACTGGAGTTCAGAATGCATCCTTTTTCTTCATTAAGATAAAGCCAAAAGCAATTATTACAAATTAGAGCTAGAGAGTGGGGAGATGCAAGACCCAGGGGAATCCTGAGGAAGACTGACTGTGGTCAATATGATGGGAGAAATTGAGACATTTCCTGCATCTTTAAATGTCAAGTGCCAGAAAGCTGCTTCCTTGAGCTCTGAGAAGCAGGGACAGACTTTCCACTCAGAAGAGAGGCACgaaagcactgtaaaaaataCGAATGTGAGGGCAGGAAAAGGATCACAGTATGGCCAGCTGCCACTGAATCAGAGCTGGATGCTATAAAATCATATTAGCACAGAAAAGGATGCCATGTACACAGGATACCTGATGTATTaactgtctttggcagcacttagaTGCATGCTCATGCCAATAAAGCTATCGAAATTTACAGAAGGAGAAGCTTTGGGTCTGACTCaccactgccctgccccttgtGTTGTTACCCCAGTGCAGTGTGGGTGTGAAATGGGAGCAGAATGGTAGcgttttacatccactttgcactgataTAAATGACAGCACAAGGTGCAGAGTGATTGACAAGCAGGCCCTATATTACTCGTGGCTAATGGAGAGTCTCCGTTAGTCCATGTACTCAGACACAGAGCTTTTGGAACAGGAGGGTCTGAGATCCAGCCTGGAGTGGAACAGCAACGGCCAGAGGTATGTTATGGTGTACAACCCATTACCACTGTGAAACtggtattgggggtgggggggctcatcATTCCCTTGGGAACATAAAGTGCACAGGGAGAAAGATCTGCCCCAAATGTGCACTGCAACAAGTAGGGCAAGTTGTATCCAATCATGCCCCGTGACTGTGGCTCACAGCTGAACTCCAGGCCTGGGTACGGAGGCAGGAAGGGATCTGAGGACCCAGATGGTGCCACAGTCCCCCTGCTGGCAGGCTTGTTGCAGGCCAGGCACTGATCGCAGTCTGGGACACATCCACAGGAGCACTGTGCCCTGGGAGGTGTGGTCAGCTGGCATGGGATGCTGATGGGCCTGGCCAATATAGGAGAAGGAAGTGAGTCCCACCCAGATACTTCTGAATGGGGTGATATAGTACAGGGCCATGCCCCTATCCTGCCAGCCAGCTTCTCCTTGCAACTGGGGTGTGGATCCCAGCAGCCTGTGGACCCTGCTTGGTGAGTGAAGCAAGTCCTGAGCACAGACATACCCAGCAGCCATACCTTGATAGGCTTCTATGCCAGGGGGGTCACTGGCCTGAGGGCCCCATTGCTCATTATTTCTAAAGCGCTTGTGACCTGCTGTAATGTGTGTAACGCAATGCCCCAGGGCAGGGTGTCAGCAGCAgggactgaacctgggtctctggATCATAGTAAGTGAGCTTTTACTGCTTGATCTAAACGAGCTAAGGCAGTACAGTATAGGCTGCTCATCCACTTCAGCCTGAGGCCCAGTCACcactagagagagacagagagctacAGTGAATGGGTTGCATACAGTTTCCTCCCCCTGGAGATGTAtgctggggctgggcctggggctgagtgtgCAGTCCTTTCCCTGCGTACTCCCCAGGCTTGGAGAGCCAGATCCACCCTGGTTTTTAGAATGCCTGTCCCTACACTCCATAGGAGCCAGCAGTGCTCCTGCAAAGATGATAGGGCCCCTGATGTACTGTGCCTACTTTTGCAGCACTTGTAGCCCTTGCCCTGCCGGTGCTAATAGAGGTATTGACATTGAGAGAAAAAAGTGACgcggggagaagagaaggaataGAGGATAAAGCAATGGAGAGTTAGTAGACTACAGCacctttttcctcccttctcttcctttcaTGTGCCAGGGGCCTGGGGATGTAGGGTACCTTGCTAACCtgctttcctcccttcccttcccagcaccTAGTGGGCCCCTATGTCTTCCTGCTCTTCATAGGCGTC
This genomic interval carries:
- the LOC116823805 gene encoding solute carrier family 2, facilitated glucose transporter member 3-like, with the protein product MNCFSPTQVIEEFFNQTWKEQFQEPMSLHALTMLWSFTVSTLALGATVSVLTVGIVADHYGRCNSILIANSLSLMAVAFMGVSKTAGSLEALIVGRFLIGLFCGLNMTLIPLYIQDISPTRIRGAFSTMNQLSQTVGIFIGQIMSLENVLGTSRWWPLMLSLSAILAILQTPEAQDILEEIEKMKEEAANLKGTQDVTMLRLFIVPSYKQPILIALILNASTKLSGFNAIINYSTKIFRLAGVAHPTHTSMGIGAINILFTIFSVFLVERLGRRSLLMFGQFVMAICNMLLTLSIATLHLVGPYVFLLFIGVLLVAILYTYF